ACTTGGGGGAACGGCAGTGCGGCCACCTTCAACGTAAGCGGTGGCACCGCAAACCTCACTGGCACAAATCTCAGCATCGGCGTCGCCAGCGGTGCCCGCGGCACGATCGCGATGACCGGCGGCATCTTCAACGCGAACAACGTCACGCAGGTCAATCTTGGCAATACCGGCAGCGGAAACGGTCGCGGTGCCATCACCCTCAGCGGTGATGCCCAGTTCAATGCAAACGTCGCGACCGTCGTGGTAGGCCAATTTGGCAGCACCTCGACCAATGGCGGCGCGAACAACAGCCTCGGCACCCTCACGCTTTCCGATACCGCCACGCTGACCGCCGCGAACGTCGTGATCGGCGGAAACAACGCCGGCAGCTGGGTCAATGGCGTCGTGAACCTGAACGGCGGCACCATTGCCACCGGCTCGATCCGCCGCGGAAACACCTTCCTCGCAAGCAGCTCCACGCAAATCGTGATCAATGCGAACGGCGGCACCATCAAGGCCACCACCCATGCGAATAACTCGAACTTCTTGCAGGGAGCCTTCGTGAACCTCGATGCGGGCGGCCTGAAGTTCAACACAAACGGCAACGCCGTCGGCATCTCGAATGCGATGTCTGGCACCGGTGGCTTCACCAAGCAAGGAAGCGGCACGCTCACCCTCTCCGGCGTGAATACCTACACCGGCACCACCACCGTCGAAGCCGGATCGCTCTATCTCGAAGCGGGCTCGGAAATCGCCGGAGCCATGACGATCAACTCGGGCGCCACCCTTTCCGGCTTCGGTATCATCAAGGGGAGCACCACCATCGGTGGTTCCCATTCGGTCGGTGCCAGCCCCGGCCTTCAGACCTTCAGCGCCGGTCTCGAGTATCTCGCCACCGGGATCCTGAATTGGGAGCTCGCGGCCGATACCGCCGGGGATCGAGGCTTGGCCACCGGCTTCGATGCCATCGATGTGATCGGCGGCACCGTCGCCGTGGACTCCGCCGCGACGATCAATCTCGTTCTCAATGGCGCGGGCTCGACCACCGACTTCACCGATGTCTTCTGGGACTCCAACCAGAGCTGGCTGGTGATCGACGGTGCGGCCGGGGGCAGCTCCACCTTCACGGTGGGCGGCGATCCCGTCCTCGATGCCAATGGCGTCGATTCCGAGGACTACGGGACTTTTAGTACTTCCACGGATGGCGATGGCAACCACTACCTCCAGTGGACGGCGGTGCCGGAGCCTTCGGCAGCCCTGCTTGGCGCGCTCGGGTTTCTCGCCCTCCGGCGGCGCGTGCCCCGTGCCGGGAAATGAATGATTTTCGATCGGGGTCCTTCATCGGGCTTGGAGGCATTGCAGGCCGGAGGCTCGCGAGCGCCTCCGGTCTCTCCTCCTCAATCCGCTCCGGCCCGAAGCCCCGCCCTCTCTCCCAAGAACCCGCTTCCGCGCCGACCCCGTGGAAACGGTCCGCCCCAAAATGACCCCAACCCTGACTTCAACCCAAGACATGAACCGACCCTACAACCCTGAAACCTCCTACTGCCATCGCCTTGCCTTGGTGGCTGTCAGCGCCGCGACCCTGGCGCTGGGAGGACAGGCCCGTGCCGCCAGCAATAGCTGGATCCAAGGTCAGAATGGAAATTACAGCGATCCGGTCAATTGGACCGGTGGCGTGGACGTGCCGAATGGTCCCGCAGACATCGCGACCATCGATGGCAGCGCCTCCGTGGTGGCGATCGGAAATGCCGATAACATCACCCTGCTCACGGCGAACATCGGCGTGAACAACGCGGGCAACAAGCCCACCATCAATCAAAGCGGCGGCACCCTGACAGCCGGCTCTTTCGTGCTCGGTGGAGCGGGCGCCAGCCGCAGCCCGATCTACAATCTCAGCGGCGGCACGATCAATGCCACCAGCTTCGCATGGGGAAATGGCAGCGCCACCCAGTTCAACCAGACGGGCGGCATCCTGAATGTGACCGGCACCGGCTCCAGCAACATTGGCAACAACGGCGGCGCGATCGGCACCTTCAACCTTAGCGCGGGCAGCTTCAATGCATCCATCAGCAGCACCGGCAGCCTCACCATCGGTCGTGATTCCGCCACCGGTAACTTCAATCTCTCCGGCACCGGCGAGTTCAATGCCACCGCCGCGGGTCTTGTCTTTCTCGCCAATGGCGGCACCGGCAAGGGCAACCTCAGCGTCATCGGCAACGCCAAGTTCAATGTCCCCGCCGCCACCCTCGTCCTCGGCCAGTTCGGCACCGAGGGCGCGAAGGCGACGCTCACCATCGACGACAATGCCCTCGTCACCTCGTTGATCACGAAGATCGGCGGGAACAACGCGAATAGCGACGTGAACGGCGAGATGAATCTGAACGGCGGCACCATCGCCACCGGATCGATCCGCCGGGGCGCCACCAACAAGGCTTCTTCGGAAACGGCCATCGTGATGAATGCCGATGGCGGCACCATCAAGGCGCTGACCCACGCGAACAACAGCGACTTCCTCCAAGGCATCTTCGTCAACATCAAGGACGGCGGACTCAAGTTCGATACGAACGACAATTTCGTTACCCTCACGAATGCGCTCACCGGCACCGGTGGCTTGCAAAAGATCGGGGGCGGCACGCTCACGCTGAATGCCACCAGCAGCTACGCCGGGAACACCACCGTCACCGCCGGGGAATTGGTGGTGAACAGCGCCTTCTTCAGTAATACCAGCACCCTCACCGTAGGCGCCGATGCCACCTTGAGCCTCGCGCACGGCATCGAGGACATCGTGGGTTCATTGGTTGTTGGCACCACGACCTACACCACTGGCACGGTCGGTGGCTTCGACTCCGGTGCCGACGTCGTGCTCCCGCAATTCAGCGGCCTGGGCAAGATTCGCATCGGCACGCCGCCGGTGCCGCGGAATCTCGTTTGGACCGGCGCGGTCAGCAATCTCTGGACCTCGCTCTTCACGCCTCCGGACGACAATTTCGTCCAAGGCGCCACACCGACCTTCTTCAAGGCCTACGACAATGTGACCTTCGACGACACTTCGACGGTGTATCCGGTGCTCCTCTCTGGAAATGTCCAGGCAGGCATCGTCACCTTGGGCGGCACAAATCCCTACGTCATTGATGGCCTCGGCTCGGGGATCTCGGGCGGCGCGAGCATCGTGATGAACAATCCGGCCACCGTGACCCTCGGCGGTGCCACGAGCAGCTTCTCCGGACCCGTCGCGGTGAATGCCGGCGTGCTGGTGATGGGGGATAATCTCTCCTTCGGGGCGACTTCGGGGGTGACCATCGCGAATGGCGCGCAGGTGAATCTCAATGGCAAGGCACCCGGCTCGCTCTACACCTACACGATCGGCGGTACCGGCCCCGGCGGTACGGGCGCGATCGTCAATGGCGGCCTCGCCATTCCTTCGTCCTCCGGCGGTGTGAAGAATCTCGTCCTTACCGCGGATGCCTCGATCGGCAACGATACGAATCGCTTTGATATCGGCGGTGGCGGCACGGTGACCGGCAATGGCCACACCCTGACCAAGCTCGGTAACAACGACATGGGTTTCCGTGGTAATGCCTCCGCCTCGCCGATCCATATCGTCATCGCAGCTGGCAATGTCTGGGCGGAAAATACCGCGAACGCGCTGGGGGGTGCCACCGGTACCGTCACCATCAAGGGCGGTGCCCGCCTGGGCACCTACGGGACCTTGGAGATCCCCACCCCCGTGACGATCGAAAGCGGCGGCACCCTGCACAACCAAGGGAACGGTACCGGCACTTGGTCCGGCACGCTTGCGCTGCAGGGAGATGTCATCCTCGATGGTGATGGCGGTGCGCTCGTCATCAATGGCGTGGTCAGCGGCACGGCAAATGTCAGCAAGAACGGTCCTCAGGAAGTGACGCTGAATGCCAGCGCCCTCTCCGGGGGCCTTGGCTATGATGGAAATACCGCCGTCACCCAGGGCAAGCTGACTCTCGCCGCCGCAGCCCTCGCGGATAACAGGGACGTGTTGGTGGAGAGTGATGCCATCCTCAATTTGAGCCACGGCACCCAGGACACCGTGCGCTCGCTTACCCTCGGCAGCGTGCAGGTGGCTGCGGGAATCTGGGGCTCGGAAGCTTCCTCGGCTCCGAACAAGAGTGCGCTGCTGGAAGGCAATGGCACCTTGAATGTCACCGTGGGGGGCATCGGCGGCTCCTACGATACTTGGGCGGCATCCAATAATGTGGATGGCCTTCCTTCCTCGGATGACTCGGATGGCGATGGCCTGCCGAATGGTGTGGAATTTGTCCTCGGGGGCGACCCCAGCGGCCCGGAGTCGGACTCGAACGCGCTCCGTCCGACCCTCACGCTGGACGCCACCTACATTAACTTCGTGTTCCGCAGGAGCGATGACTCGGCAGGCTACTCGCCCTTCGTGGAATACAATAGCGACCTCTCAATGGCTTGGACCAAGGCTCAGGCGGGGGTGGACGGTGTCATGATCGACGAGGTGAACGACGGCTTTGGCACCGGGATCGATCAAGTGACGGTCAGGATTCCCCGGACCCTGGCTACCGGGGCGAAAGTCTTTGCCCGCCTGCGCGTAGATATTCCCTGAGTCGACAGATTCACGCGGGAGGCACTAGCCGCGAGGCTGGTGCCT
This portion of the Luteolibacter luteus genome encodes:
- a CDS encoding beta strand repeat-containing protein, whose translation is MKSLLSSRVHRPAFTRNSGSRISLLATALAFASGPVMAASNSWVAGGTGNYNDPAKWTGGTNVPNGAADTASSDGTGSVIALATGDNIVLSALNLNLSSGATIFNQTGGSLALGTLGFGGGGASRNPVYNLSGGTLDMTNFTWGNGSAATFNVSGGTANLTGTNLSIGVASGARGTIAMTGGIFNANNVTQVNLGNTGSGNGRGAITLSGDAQFNANVATVVVGQFGSTSTNGGANNSLGTLTLSDTATLTAANVVIGGNNAGSWVNGVVNLNGGTIATGSIRRGNTFLASSSTQIVINANGGTIKATTHANNSNFLQGAFVNLDAGGLKFNTNGNAVGISNAMSGTGGFTKQGSGTLTLSGVNTYTGTTTVEAGSLYLEAGSEIAGAMTINSGATLSGFGIIKGSTTIGGSHSVGASPGLQTFSAGLEYLATGILNWELAADTAGDRGLATGFDAIDVIGGTVAVDSAATINLVLNGAGSTTDFTDVFWDSNQSWLVIDGAAGGSSTFTVGGDPVLDANGVDSEDYGTFSTSTDGDGNHYLQWTAVPEPSAALLGALGFLALRRRVPRAGK
- a CDS encoding beta strand repeat-containing protein; the protein is MNRPYNPETSYCHRLALVAVSAATLALGGQARAASNSWIQGQNGNYSDPVNWTGGVDVPNGPADIATIDGSASVVAIGNADNITLLTANIGVNNAGNKPTINQSGGTLTAGSFVLGGAGASRSPIYNLSGGTINATSFAWGNGSATQFNQTGGILNVTGTGSSNIGNNGGAIGTFNLSAGSFNASISSTGSLTIGRDSATGNFNLSGTGEFNATAAGLVFLANGGTGKGNLSVIGNAKFNVPAATLVLGQFGTEGAKATLTIDDNALVTSLITKIGGNNANSDVNGEMNLNGGTIATGSIRRGATNKASSETAIVMNADGGTIKALTHANNSDFLQGIFVNIKDGGLKFDTNDNFVTLTNALTGTGGLQKIGGGTLTLNATSSYAGNTTVTAGELVVNSAFFSNTSTLTVGADATLSLAHGIEDIVGSLVVGTTTYTTGTVGGFDSGADVVLPQFSGLGKIRIGTPPVPRNLVWTGAVSNLWTSLFTPPDDNFVQGATPTFFKAYDNVTFDDTSTVYPVLLSGNVQAGIVTLGGTNPYVIDGLGSGISGGASIVMNNPATVTLGGATSSFSGPVAVNAGVLVMGDNLSFGATSGVTIANGAQVNLNGKAPGSLYTYTIGGTGPGGTGAIVNGGLAIPSSSGGVKNLVLTADASIGNDTNRFDIGGGGTVTGNGHTLTKLGNNDMGFRGNASASPIHIVIAAGNVWAENTANALGGATGTVTIKGGARLGTYGTLEIPTPVTIESGGTLHNQGNGTGTWSGTLALQGDVILDGDGGALVINGVVSGTANVSKNGPQEVTLNASALSGGLGYDGNTAVTQGKLTLAAAALADNRDVLVESDAILNLSHGTQDTVRSLTLGSVQVAAGIWGSEASSAPNKSALLEGNGTLNVTVGGIGGSYDTWAASNNVDGLPSSDDSDGDGLPNGVEFVLGGDPSGPESDSNALRPTLTLDATYINFVFRRSDDSAGYSPFVEYNSDLSMAWTKAQAGVDGVMIDEVNDGFGTGIDQVTVRIPRTLATGAKVFARLRVDIP